In Halodesulfovibrio aestuarii DSM 17919 = ATCC 29578, the genomic stretch TCAATTCAGGTGTAGAATCTGAACCGGGTAAAAAAGATCCGGAAAAGCTGCGAATCGTTATGGAGGCGCTCAGCGCCCCCATATTACCATAAATTTCAAAAGTCTTTGGCGTAAGACTACGGAAAGAGAGAATATCATGAATAAAGGATACTTCGGCAAGTTTGGTGGTCAATATGTAGCGGAACTTCTTATTCCGCCCCTTAAAGAACTGGAACATGCTTTAAAGCATATTGTGCCTACAGAGGCGTTTCAGAAAGAGTTTTCAGATTACCTCAAAAACTATGTGGGACGTGAAAGCCCTCTTACTCATTGCCCCACTCTTTCAAAAGATTTGGGCTTTAACCTGTACCTCAAACGTGAAGACTTAAACCATACAGGTTCTCACAAGATTAACAACGTGCTTGGTCAGGCACTGTTAGCAAAGCATATGGGTAAAAAAGCTCTGCTCACTGAAACCGGTGCAGGCATGAACGGTGTTGCAACTGCAACCGCTGCCCGTGCTCTCGGTATGGATTGTATTGTTTTTATGGGAGCTGTCGATGTGGAAAGACAATCCCATAACGTACGCCGCATGAAACTACTCGGAGCAACCGTTGTTCCTGTTGAGTCAGGTTCCAAAACGTTGAAAGACGCTATTAACGAAGCACTCCGCTTCTGGATTAAAGAGCAGGCTACCTACCACTACTGCTTTGGCACTGCTGCTGGGCCACATCCGTTTCCAACCCTTGTGCGTGAATTCCAGTCTGTTGTTGGCAAGGAAGCCCGCAGACAGATCCTTGAACGCACCGGAGCACTGCCACATTCCGTTATTGCCTGCGTAGGTGGTGGTTCCAACGCTATCGGCATCTTTTCCGGATTCATTGATGATCCTGAAGTTCAGCTTATCGGCGTAGAAGCAGCAGGTACCGGCGAAGAAGGCTGCACGAACTCTGCTCCGATTTGTCTTGGAACAGATGGAATTCTGCACGGCCAAAGAACCATGCTCCTTCAGGACGATGACGGTCAAATTCTTCCATCCCATTCCATTGCGGGTGGACTTGATTACCCGGGCGTAGGCCCTGAACACGCGCATCTGAACGACTGTGGTCGCGCAATTTACGTAAAAGTTAATGACTGCCAAGCATTAAATGCATTCAAGGCACTCACCCGTGCTGAAGGCATTATTCCAGCACTGGAAAGTTCTCATGCCGTTGCGTACGTGCTTGAAAACAAAGATGAATTCCCGAAAGACTGCAATGTTATTGTTAACCTTTCAGGACGCGGTGACAAAGATATGGATATTGTTGAACAATGTACCGAGCTGTTTGATTAAGAGGGGGCAGTCATGACATCACTTACACAACGCATCAATGCTGCAAATAAGGCAGGCCGCAAGGCAATAATCCCGTTTCTCACAGCCGGATTTCCAACAAAAAAAGATTTCTTCACACACTTGGAAGAACTTGATTCCAACGGAGCAGACATCATTGAAATCGGTGTTCCGTTCTCCGACCCTGCGGCTGACGGACCGGTTGTAGAAGCCGCATCTATCAAGGCATTGGAACAAGGCGTTACCCTGCGCTGGATTATGCAGGAGCTCATACAACGCAAAGGTCAGTATCAGGCAGAACTGGTGCTTATGGGCTACATAAACCCATTCTACCAGTACGGCTTTAAAGAATTTGCTGAAGATGCAGCAAAAGCCGGTGTTTCCGGTCTCATTGTACCGGACTTACCACTTAACGAAGCTGCAGAGTTCAAAGCAATTCTCAAGGAACAGGGTATTGCGCTCATTTCCCTTATCGGGCTGAACACACCAAAAGAACGTATGCAGGAGTATGCACAGCAAGCTGAAGGCTACGTATATGTAGTTTCCTACATGGGAACCACCGGGGCAGCTGTTGCATTCCCGCCTGAATTGAAAAAAACACTCAACGACGCGCGCGAAGTGTTTGATATCCCGCTTGCTCTTGGTTTTGGAATTAAAGAGCCACAACAGCTTGAGCCGTTTGGCGATGCAATCGATGCTGTCGTCTTCGGCAGCGCTCTCATCAAAGATATTGAAGAAAAAGGCAGTGCTGTTCCATTTATGGAGCGATGGAAGTAAGCCCTTTTGTACATAAGATATAAAAAAACTCCTGCAACGTGTTGCAGGAGTTTTTTATTAATATTTTGAAGGAGGGACACCGTAGGCTTTTCTGAAAGCATGGACAAAATGACTTTGATCATAAAAACCGACACTAGCCGCAACAGTTGAAACACGTTCCCCTTTGCTCAACAACGTACACGCCTGTTCAAGACGCAGCTGTTTAAGCCAATTGTAGGGAGTAACACCCACCGTAGATTTAAATCGACGCAAAAATTGATAGCGATTTAAATTACACAAGACGGCTAATTGCTCTAAGCTAATTTTTTCTGACAGATTATCATGACAATAATCGCGCACTTCTTTCCAATGAGGCTTTGCAAGCGCACCTTCCGGCTCATCTACAAGGTGTATTTCTGAATGAAACAATAGACGTTTTACCAAATCCATCCATTGTTCTTCCACAAACAGCGAACTGGCATCGCCCCGTTGTAAAACATAGTGCAGCAAGCATGCACGATCCCACAACGGCTTATCATCCAGAACATTACTGCCAAATTCTACACAATGAGCAGAATCCATGGCGTTCGCCATTTCTTCGGTAAACACGTTTGGCGGAATTCTGAATGTCTTCAGCGTATATTCACATTTTTCATATCCAGAGCCATCATGCATTTCGTCGGGTGGAATTACTGATAAACGTCCCGGCCCCACGAGATATGTCTTACCGGAGGCGCTCTGCCGCTGTACACCGTCGACCACCAGACTGATATGATAGCTCAGGTGGAAATGACGATCAAAGCTGAACGTTGAAAAGTGCCCGTCGCTTAGTACAAGCCCCGGCACATCGGGAGCGCGAAAATATTGAACAGTATCCTGCATAATGTCTGCCTACCTACTCACAACAAAGTGCCCCTGTCAAAAAAAGAATTCCACCCGCCAAAGAGTCTTTGCTACACAGCCTGTGCGTACCCGACTGCTTGATTTACTGCGGATAAGAAATGCTGAATATCTTGTTCTGTTGTGGCGAATGAAGTAACAAAACGCACCACATTCGGCTCCCATCTATCATGATAGAAACGGAACCCCTGAGCCAACAGTCTATCAATACAGTACGTAGGCATTTTGCAAAAGATAATGTTCGCTTCCGGTGAACCGATCAAAGAAATTTCCGGTAATTTTTCCAGTCCGCTCTTCAACATTGCTGCCATGGCGTTTGCCTGACGAGCATTCCGTAACCATAAATCATTCTCAAGATACCCCAACATCTGTGCAGCCATAAACCGCATTTTTGAACCAAGATGACCGGATCTTTTTCTACGGAAGGACATTTCCTGCGCAATTGTTTTATCAAACACAACAATTGCTTCTGCTGACATCGTGCCGTTTTTCGTTGCTCCGAAGGAGAGAACGTCAACGCCGCACTTCCATGTCATTTCCGCAGGAGAGCAGTTAAGCGCCACTAAAGCATTACCAAAACGGGCGCCATCCATGTGCATACGCAAACCAGCATTTTTGGTAATAGCACCGAGAACACAAAGTTCATCAAGGGTATATATTGTTCCGGATTCCGTTGCCTGTGTAAGGCTTACAGTTGAAGGCTGAGAGGAGTGCATATCGCCAACTCTGTACTTTACGCCCCACTTTAACGCCTCTGGATCAATCTTTGAATCAGTGCCATCAAGGGTCAGTACCCGTGCTCCGGAGTTAAAAAACTCGGGGGCTCCGCACTCGTCATTGTTGATATGTCCTTCATGATGACACAATACTGCGCCCCATGGCGGGGTCAACGCACTCAACGATAAACAGTTTGCCGCTGTGCCTGTCATTACAAAAAAGACACGCACGTCTTTTTCAAAAACATCGGACAACATCTTTTCCGCTTTTATTGAATAGTCATCCCGTCCGTACGGATCTGCCTGTC encodes the following:
- the trpB gene encoding tryptophan synthase subunit beta, with amino-acid sequence MNKGYFGKFGGQYVAELLIPPLKELEHALKHIVPTEAFQKEFSDYLKNYVGRESPLTHCPTLSKDLGFNLYLKREDLNHTGSHKINNVLGQALLAKHMGKKALLTETGAGMNGVATATAARALGMDCIVFMGAVDVERQSHNVRRMKLLGATVVPVESGSKTLKDAINEALRFWIKEQATYHYCFGTAAGPHPFPTLVREFQSVVGKEARRQILERTGALPHSVIACVGGGSNAIGIFSGFIDDPEVQLIGVEAAGTGEEGCTNSAPICLGTDGILHGQRTMLLQDDDGQILPSHSIAGGLDYPGVGPEHAHLNDCGRAIYVKVNDCQALNAFKALTRAEGIIPALESSHAVAYVLENKDEFPKDCNVIVNLSGRGDKDMDIVEQCTELFD
- the trpA gene encoding tryptophan synthase subunit alpha, translating into MTSLTQRINAANKAGRKAIIPFLTAGFPTKKDFFTHLEELDSNGADIIEIGVPFSDPAADGPVVEAASIKALEQGVTLRWIMQELIQRKGQYQAELVLMGYINPFYQYGFKEFAEDAAKAGVSGLIVPDLPLNEAAEFKAILKEQGIALISLIGLNTPKERMQEYAQQAEGYVYVVSYMGTTGAAVAFPPELKKTLNDAREVFDIPLALGFGIKEPQQLEPFGDAIDAVVFGSALIKDIEEKGSAVPFMERWK
- a CDS encoding AraC family transcriptional regulator; its protein translation is MQDTVQYFRAPDVPGLVLSDGHFSTFSFDRHFHLSYHISLVVDGVQRQSASGKTYLVGPGRLSVIPPDEMHDGSGYEKCEYTLKTFRIPPNVFTEEMANAMDSAHCVEFGSNVLDDKPLWDRACLLHYVLQRGDASSLFVEEQWMDLVKRLLFHSEIHLVDEPEGALAKPHWKEVRDYCHDNLSEKISLEQLAVLCNLNRYQFLRRFKSTVGVTPYNWLKQLRLEQACTLLSKGERVSTVAASVGFYDQSHFVHAFRKAYGVPPSKY
- a CDS encoding threonine aldolase family protein; translation: MSTYNTAFTSDNIAGVSPQVLEAMARCNVGQADPYGRDDYSIKAEKMLSDVFEKDVRVFFVMTGTAANCLSLSALTPPWGAVLCHHEGHINNDECGAPEFFNSGARVLTLDGTDSKIDPEALKWGVKYRVGDMHSSQPSTVSLTQATESGTIYTLDELCVLGAITKNAGLRMHMDGARFGNALVALNCSPAEMTWKCGVDVLSFGATKNGTMSAEAIVVFDKTIAQEMSFRRKRSGHLGSKMRFMAAQMLGYLENDLWLRNARQANAMAAMLKSGLEKLPEISLIGSPEANIIFCKMPTYCIDRLLAQGFRFYHDRWEPNVVRFVTSFATTEQDIQHFLSAVNQAVGYAQAV